The Leptospira johnsonii genome window below encodes:
- a CDS encoding carbohydrate-binding module 48, whose protein sequence is MVHKAKAVALLTLILTFALAAEEAEDWIGAFRSVDYEEGEEALPEEKIYYFWQLENLRKAVPPRFIRFVDTFSALKTGKLLNRGVLFSYEGLANDEVSVCGEFSHWQCVSLQKNDKGIFYGVVDIHGDQLYEPKPAYEYKFKVDGIFTHDPENPDTVEDGEGSLISRIAFREGGPNKQTSTRVLEDSPYEEREFRTVEFRIYQPQAESVSLIGDFNHWDPESDFLIKERNGTFKVVKKLKPGEYQYNFLVDGKIVVDTYNPLTVLREDTGEISSALVVPTRTGVLERKKIDP, encoded by the coding sequence ATGGTGCATAAAGCCAAGGCGGTTGCCTTACTTACCTTAATATTGACCTTCGCCCTAGCTGCGGAGGAGGCGGAAGATTGGATCGGAGCCTTCCGGTCCGTGGATTATGAGGAAGGAGAAGAAGCCCTTCCTGAGGAAAAAATTTATTATTTCTGGCAATTGGAAAATTTGAGAAAGGCTGTCCCTCCTAGGTTTATCCGATTTGTGGATACTTTCTCCGCTTTAAAGACCGGGAAACTATTGAACCGTGGGGTTTTATTCAGTTATGAAGGTCTTGCAAACGACGAGGTAAGCGTGTGCGGAGAATTCAGTCATTGGCAATGTGTTTCCTTACAGAAAAACGATAAGGGAATTTTTTACGGAGTGGTGGACATTCACGGAGACCAACTTTACGAACCGAAACCTGCCTATGAATACAAGTTTAAAGTGGATGGGATCTTCACACACGATCCAGAAAATCCGGATACCGTAGAAGATGGAGAAGGTTCTCTAATATCCAGGATCGCATTCAGAGAAGGCGGACCTAATAAACAAACAAGCACCAGGGTCTTAGAAGATTCTCCTTACGAAGAAAGAGAATTTAGAACTGTAGAATTCAGAATTTACCAACCACAAGCAGAATCAGTAAGTCTGATCGGAGATTTTAATCATTGGGATCCAGAATCGGACTTCTTGATCAAAGAAAGGAACGGAACCTTTAAAGTAGTAAAGAAATTGAAACCGGGCGAATACCAATACAATTTCCTGGTAGATGGAAAGATCGTAGTGGATACTTATAATCCTCTTACGGTGTTAAGAGAAGACACTGGAGAGATCTCCTCTGCATTAGTAGTTCCTACCAGAACCGGAGTTTTGGAAAGAAAGAAGATTGACCCCTAA
- the trxB gene encoding thioredoxin-disulfide reductase, whose product MPHKVVIIGSGPAGHTAAIYAARANLNPVMYEGFMAGGIAAGGQLTTTTEVENFPGFPEGIDGTQLTNLFRAQSEKYGTKIITQTITKVDFSKRPFRIWSDDELIEAETVIIATGATAKRMFIPGEDSYWQKGISACAVCDGALPIYRNKELAVVGGGDSAVEEAAHLTKFASKVYLIHRRDSLRASKIMQKRATTHPKIEIIWNTAVEGAQGNGNQLTSLSVKELTTGKTKELPVGGLFYAIGHKPNTEIFEGQLDLDETGYIKTVPGTTRTSVEGVFAAGDVQDKTYRQAITAAGSGCMAALEAERWLEAQGE is encoded by the coding sequence ATGCCCCATAAAGTAGTCATCATTGGATCCGGTCCTGCGGGTCATACGGCAGCGATTTACGCAGCCAGAGCGAATTTGAATCCTGTTATGTACGAAGGGTTTATGGCGGGGGGGATCGCCGCAGGCGGCCAGCTCACCACCACCACTGAGGTGGAAAATTTTCCAGGATTTCCGGAAGGTATAGACGGAACCCAACTCACGAATTTGTTCCGCGCTCAATCCGAAAAATACGGTACTAAAATTATCACCCAAACCATCACAAAAGTGGACTTCTCCAAGAGACCTTTCCGTATTTGGTCCGACGATGAATTGATAGAAGCGGAGACTGTGATTATCGCAACAGGCGCTACTGCAAAAAGAATGTTCATCCCAGGCGAAGACTCATATTGGCAAAAAGGAATTTCAGCCTGTGCAGTTTGCGACGGAGCACTTCCGATTTACAGAAACAAGGAATTGGCAGTTGTAGGCGGAGGAGATTCTGCAGTGGAAGAAGCAGCTCACCTGACTAAGTTCGCATCCAAAGTATATTTGATCCACAGAAGAGATTCTTTAAGAGCTTCTAAGATCATGCAGAAAAGAGCCACCACTCATCCTAAAATAGAAATTATCTGGAACACTGCTGTAGAAGGCGCACAAGGAAATGGAAACCAACTCACTTCCCTTTCTGTGAAAGAATTAACTACAGGAAAAACGAAAGAACTTCCTGTGGGCGGTCTCTTCTATGCGATCGGCCATAAACCGAATACTGAAATTTTCGAAGGTCAATTGGATCTGGATGAAACAGGTTATATCAAAACCGTTCCCGGCACAACTCGCACAAGTGTAGAAGGTGTATTTGCTGCAGGAGATGTTCAGGACAAAACATATCGCCAAGCGATAACCGCCGCGGGCTCAGGATGTATGGCAGCTCTAGAAGCGGAGAGATGGTTAGAAGCTCAGGGAGAGTAG